Proteins co-encoded in one Hyla sarda isolate aHylSar1 chromosome 4, aHylSar1.hap1, whole genome shotgun sequence genomic window:
- the LOC130367794 gene encoding intercellular adhesion molecule 5-like isoform X2 yields the protein MNCSTPNPKNTAHESRLQKINTEKGPNWSAVEVLVDDWENTTTYCLYDKVEISTTVMAYALPSNITIDMQTELVEGKDYKIICTVYDVAPLEYLTIYITRGGDIINNKSYEGPHVKDRQTVSHLYTFIASRRDNLMNFSCEAVLQLGSEHHMVKSSRITVQTYTLPEAPVISVQKWIENGTIFSIECLVSNGFPPQDVRLNILIEDNSLDVIPVVTDEGTVKGTVHPNASYSLLGLKTINCESSLFNLSNETTVNVYIYEPPTMNFSLSRNVTDLGENVTATCHITNKRPEPYGLSISVDDEEERREETSMVTHTFTASRRTLSLVVTCTAYIIENSDISQSSTQTLEVHYPPEFTESSCPSILPFVEGQTFSCQADGNPKPIVECGADGRYIKDRDIITRDMSGIYTCQATNRRGNVSKEINVTVQYKPVTPVLTVSTNATITIGDPLNITCKSEGLPDPTYSWQIPNNAEVTYSADKNSVIIRTAAQTHSGTYTCVARNQHGESSTKREVTVVSDSNIGLIIGIVAATVVVIIAIGTYKYCTWKRGRKGFYKLRMQKKHQSQKNGNIPTLSQETNYTEMNMDPIHQSQNS from the exons ATGAACTGCTCTACTCCTAATCCTAAAAACACAGCGCATGAATCCAGATTACAGAAGATCAATACCGAGAAGGGGCCCAACTGGTCAGCAGTTGAAGTTTTGGTTGATGACTGGGAGAACACAACAACATATTGTTTATATGATAAGGTAGAAATTTCTACCACAGTCATGGCTTATG CTCTCCCATCAAACATCACTATAGACATGCAGACGGAGCTAGTAGAAGGAAAAGATTATAAGATCATCTGTACGGTCTATGACGTTGCTCCTTTGGAGTATCTTACCATATACATCACAAGAGGAGGTGATATCATCAACAACAAATCCTATGAAGGACCCCACGTGAAGGACAGACAGACTGTGAGCCACTTATATACATTCATCGCTAGTCGCAGAGACAACCTTATGAACTTCTCCTGTGAGGCCGTCCTACAACTTGGATCAGAACACCACATGGTCAAGTCCTCGAGGATAACTGTGCAGACCTACA cgctgccggaagctccTGTTATATCAGTACAGAAATGGATAGAGAATGGGACCATATTTTCAATAGAATGTCTGGTCTCCAATGGATTTCCTCCACAAGATGTCAGACTGAACATACTCATTGAAGACAACAGCTTAGATGTTATTCCTGTTGTGACAGATGAAGGGACCGTAAAGGGCACGGTCCATCCAAATGCTTCATACTCACTTCTAGGATTGAAAACCATCAACTGTGAATCTTCCCTATTTAATTTGTCCAATGAGACTACAGtgaatgtatatatttatg AGCCTCCGACTATGAATTTTTCTCTATCCAGAAATGTCACAGACCTGGGTGAGAATGTGACGGCTACTTGTCATATAACTAACAAACGACCCGAGCCTTATGGTCTGTCCATTAGTGTGGATGATGAAGAAGAGCGGAGGGAGGAGACCTCTATGGTGACCCACACATTCACAGCAAGCAGGAGAACTCTGAGCCTTGTCGTCACCTGCACAGCTTATATTATTGAGAATTCGGACATATCCCAATCTTCAACACAGACACTAGAAGTACATT ATCCCCCAGAGTTCACGGAAAGTTCTTGCCCCTCGATTTTACCTTTCGTAGAAGGACAGACATTTTCATGTCAGGCTGACGGAAACCCAAAGCCGATAGTAGAATGCGGAGCCGATGGACGTTATATAAAGGACAGAGATATAATAACAAGAGACATGTCCGGGATTTATACATGTCAGGCAACAAACCGCAGAGGAAACGTATCGAAGGAGATCAATGTAACCGTGCAAT ATAAACCAGTGACCCCAGTCCTGACTGTTTCTACCAATGCAACAATTACAATAGGAGATCCACTAAATATAACGTGTAAGTCGGAGGGGTTGCCGGATCCCACATACAGTTGGCAGATCCCCAATAATGCTGAGGTCACATACTCCGCAGATAAAAACTCAGTCATTATCCGCACAGCAGCTCAGACCCACAGTGGAACCTACACATGTGTGGCCAGGAACCAGCATGGAGAATCAAGTACAAAGCGGGAGGTGACGGTTGTGTCTG ACAGTAATATTGGACTGATTATTGGTATAGTGGCTGCCACAGTGGTCGTAATAATCGCTATAGGCACATATAAATATTGTACTTGGAAAAGGGGTCGAAAGGGATTTTACAAACTGCGGATGCAGAAAAAGCACCAAAGTCAGAAGAATGGAAACATTCCAACACTGAGCCAAGAAACTAACTATACTGAAATGAATATGGATCCCATTCATCAATCCCAAAACTCATAA
- the LOC130367794 gene encoding intercellular adhesion molecule 5-like isoform X3: protein MQMQEIESLPSNITIDMQTELVEGKDYKIICTVYDVAPLEYLTIYITRGGDIINNKSYEGPHVKDRQTVSHLYTFIASRRDNLMNFSCEAVLQLGSEHHMVKSSRITVQTYTLPEAPVISVQKWIENGTIFSIECLVSNGFPPQDVRLNILIEDNSLDVIPVVTDEGTVKGTVHPNASYSLLGLKTINCESSLFNLSNETTVNVYIYEPPTMNFSLSRNVTDLGENVTATCHITNKRPEPYGLSISVDDEEERREETSMVTHTFTASRRTLSLVVTCTAYIIENSDISQSSTQTLEVHYPPEFTESSCPSILPFVEGQTFSCQADGNPKPIVECGADGRYIKDRDIITRDMSGIYTCQATNRRGNVSKEINVTVQYKPVTPVLTVSTNATITIGDPLNITCKSEGLPDPTYSWQIPNNAEVTYSADKNSVIIRTAAQTHSGTYTCVARNQHGESSTKREVTVVSDSNIGLIIGIVAATVVVIIAIGTYKYCTWKRGRKGFYKLRMQKKHQSQKNGNIPTLSQETNYTEMNMDPIHQSQNS from the exons ATGCAGATGCAGGAGATAGAAT CTCTCCCATCAAACATCACTATAGACATGCAGACGGAGCTAGTAGAAGGAAAAGATTATAAGATCATCTGTACGGTCTATGACGTTGCTCCTTTGGAGTATCTTACCATATACATCACAAGAGGAGGTGATATCATCAACAACAAATCCTATGAAGGACCCCACGTGAAGGACAGACAGACTGTGAGCCACTTATATACATTCATCGCTAGTCGCAGAGACAACCTTATGAACTTCTCCTGTGAGGCCGTCCTACAACTTGGATCAGAACACCACATGGTCAAGTCCTCGAGGATAACTGTGCAGACCTACA cgctgccggaagctccTGTTATATCAGTACAGAAATGGATAGAGAATGGGACCATATTTTCAATAGAATGTCTGGTCTCCAATGGATTTCCTCCACAAGATGTCAGACTGAACATACTCATTGAAGACAACAGCTTAGATGTTATTCCTGTTGTGACAGATGAAGGGACCGTAAAGGGCACGGTCCATCCAAATGCTTCATACTCACTTCTAGGATTGAAAACCATCAACTGTGAATCTTCCCTATTTAATTTGTCCAATGAGACTACAGtgaatgtatatatttatg AGCCTCCGACTATGAATTTTTCTCTATCCAGAAATGTCACAGACCTGGGTGAGAATGTGACGGCTACTTGTCATATAACTAACAAACGACCCGAGCCTTATGGTCTGTCCATTAGTGTGGATGATGAAGAAGAGCGGAGGGAGGAGACCTCTATGGTGACCCACACATTCACAGCAAGCAGGAGAACTCTGAGCCTTGTCGTCACCTGCACAGCTTATATTATTGAGAATTCGGACATATCCCAATCTTCAACACAGACACTAGAAGTACATT ATCCCCCAGAGTTCACGGAAAGTTCTTGCCCCTCGATTTTACCTTTCGTAGAAGGACAGACATTTTCATGTCAGGCTGACGGAAACCCAAAGCCGATAGTAGAATGCGGAGCCGATGGACGTTATATAAAGGACAGAGATATAATAACAAGAGACATGTCCGGGATTTATACATGTCAGGCAACAAACCGCAGAGGAAACGTATCGAAGGAGATCAATGTAACCGTGCAAT ATAAACCAGTGACCCCAGTCCTGACTGTTTCTACCAATGCAACAATTACAATAGGAGATCCACTAAATATAACGTGTAAGTCGGAGGGGTTGCCGGATCCCACATACAGTTGGCAGATCCCCAATAATGCTGAGGTCACATACTCCGCAGATAAAAACTCAGTCATTATCCGCACAGCAGCTCAGACCCACAGTGGAACCTACACATGTGTGGCCAGGAACCAGCATGGAGAATCAAGTACAAAGCGGGAGGTGACGGTTGTGTCTG ACAGTAATATTGGACTGATTATTGGTATAGTGGCTGCCACAGTGGTCGTAATAATCGCTATAGGCACATATAAATATTGTACTTGGAAAAGGGGTCGAAAGGGATTTTACAAACTGCGGATGCAGAAAAAGCACCAAAGTCAGAAGAATGGAAACATTCCAACACTGAGCCAAGAAACTAACTATACTGAAATGAATATGGATCCCATTCATCAATCCCAAAACTCATAA
- the LOC130367794 gene encoding intercellular adhesion molecule 5-like isoform X1, which produces MRTRQILLVLFTLILVYQVRSEDLVKVLSPPLFAPINTTVWMNCSTPNPKNTAHESRLQKINTEKGPNWSAVEVLVDDWENTTTYCLYDKVEISTTVMAYALPSNITIDMQTELVEGKDYKIICTVYDVAPLEYLTIYITRGGDIINNKSYEGPHVKDRQTVSHLYTFIASRRDNLMNFSCEAVLQLGSEHHMVKSSRITVQTYTLPEAPVISVQKWIENGTIFSIECLVSNGFPPQDVRLNILIEDNSLDVIPVVTDEGTVKGTVHPNASYSLLGLKTINCESSLFNLSNETTVNVYIYEPPTMNFSLSRNVTDLGENVTATCHITNKRPEPYGLSISVDDEEERREETSMVTHTFTASRRTLSLVVTCTAYIIENSDISQSSTQTLEVHYPPEFTESSCPSILPFVEGQTFSCQADGNPKPIVECGADGRYIKDRDIITRDMSGIYTCQATNRRGNVSKEINVTVQYKPVTPVLTVSTNATITIGDPLNITCKSEGLPDPTYSWQIPNNAEVTYSADKNSVIIRTAAQTHSGTYTCVARNQHGESSTKREVTVVSDSNIGLIIGIVAATVVVIIAIGTYKYCTWKRGRKGFYKLRMQKKHQSQKNGNIPTLSQETNYTEMNMDPIHQSQNS; this is translated from the exons ATGAGGACTCGACAGATTCTGCTTGTACTGTTTACCCTTATACTGGTTTACCAAG TGAGGTCGGAGGATTTGGTGAAAGTCTTAAGTCCTCCACTATTTGCCCCAATTAATACAACAGTTTGGATGAACTGCTCTACTCCTAATCCTAAAAACACAGCGCATGAATCCAGATTACAGAAGATCAATACCGAGAAGGGGCCCAACTGGTCAGCAGTTGAAGTTTTGGTTGATGACTGGGAGAACACAACAACATATTGTTTATATGATAAGGTAGAAATTTCTACCACAGTCATGGCTTATG CTCTCCCATCAAACATCACTATAGACATGCAGACGGAGCTAGTAGAAGGAAAAGATTATAAGATCATCTGTACGGTCTATGACGTTGCTCCTTTGGAGTATCTTACCATATACATCACAAGAGGAGGTGATATCATCAACAACAAATCCTATGAAGGACCCCACGTGAAGGACAGACAGACTGTGAGCCACTTATATACATTCATCGCTAGTCGCAGAGACAACCTTATGAACTTCTCCTGTGAGGCCGTCCTACAACTTGGATCAGAACACCACATGGTCAAGTCCTCGAGGATAACTGTGCAGACCTACA cgctgccggaagctccTGTTATATCAGTACAGAAATGGATAGAGAATGGGACCATATTTTCAATAGAATGTCTGGTCTCCAATGGATTTCCTCCACAAGATGTCAGACTGAACATACTCATTGAAGACAACAGCTTAGATGTTATTCCTGTTGTGACAGATGAAGGGACCGTAAAGGGCACGGTCCATCCAAATGCTTCATACTCACTTCTAGGATTGAAAACCATCAACTGTGAATCTTCCCTATTTAATTTGTCCAATGAGACTACAGtgaatgtatatatttatg AGCCTCCGACTATGAATTTTTCTCTATCCAGAAATGTCACAGACCTGGGTGAGAATGTGACGGCTACTTGTCATATAACTAACAAACGACCCGAGCCTTATGGTCTGTCCATTAGTGTGGATGATGAAGAAGAGCGGAGGGAGGAGACCTCTATGGTGACCCACACATTCACAGCAAGCAGGAGAACTCTGAGCCTTGTCGTCACCTGCACAGCTTATATTATTGAGAATTCGGACATATCCCAATCTTCAACACAGACACTAGAAGTACATT ATCCCCCAGAGTTCACGGAAAGTTCTTGCCCCTCGATTTTACCTTTCGTAGAAGGACAGACATTTTCATGTCAGGCTGACGGAAACCCAAAGCCGATAGTAGAATGCGGAGCCGATGGACGTTATATAAAGGACAGAGATATAATAACAAGAGACATGTCCGGGATTTATACATGTCAGGCAACAAACCGCAGAGGAAACGTATCGAAGGAGATCAATGTAACCGTGCAAT ATAAACCAGTGACCCCAGTCCTGACTGTTTCTACCAATGCAACAATTACAATAGGAGATCCACTAAATATAACGTGTAAGTCGGAGGGGTTGCCGGATCCCACATACAGTTGGCAGATCCCCAATAATGCTGAGGTCACATACTCCGCAGATAAAAACTCAGTCATTATCCGCACAGCAGCTCAGACCCACAGTGGAACCTACACATGTGTGGCCAGGAACCAGCATGGAGAATCAAGTACAAAGCGGGAGGTGACGGTTGTGTCTG ACAGTAATATTGGACTGATTATTGGTATAGTGGCTGCCACAGTGGTCGTAATAATCGCTATAGGCACATATAAATATTGTACTTGGAAAAGGGGTCGAAAGGGATTTTACAAACTGCGGATGCAGAAAAAGCACCAAAGTCAGAAGAATGGAAACATTCCAACACTGAGCCAAGAAACTAACTATACTGAAATGAATATGGATCCCATTCATCAATCCCAAAACTCATAA